A window of the Fusarium fujikuroi IMI 58289 draft genome, chromosome FFUJ_chr09 genome harbors these coding sequences:
- a CDS encoding related to YPC1-Alkaline Ceramidase, translating to MGHHNLRFDGDPHSLDGAWSPPTSRANFCEEDYAVTFYLAEFINALTNVTYVYLALRSMYGSRSRSRGLLDPKWDFMSFSLLVLGFGSFLFHATLRQTLEFVDELSMLLLSWSMLRSLVILRQSPQNIRYISIVLAIFFISFSVFYVRSAKIIYQVIGFWVSLIVIGVRVRYLFHWAKPAFSEENVRDWSIRVWTATFTCLFGYFIWNLDLEFCAELRNFRQRIGLPWAWLLEFHGWWHILTALGASQFMNVVREVREEVSREKKE from the exons ATGGGACACCATAACCTTCGTTTCGACGGCGATCCTCACTCGTTGGATGGTGCCTGGAGTCCCCCTACTAGCAGGGCCAA CTTTTGTGAGGAAGATTATGCTGTGACATTCTACTTGGCCGAATTCATCAATGCCTTGACAAACGTTACGTACG TTTACTTGGCTCTTCGGTCCATGTATGGCTCGCGTAGTCGCAGCCGTGGACTGCTTGACCCGAAATGGGACTTTATGTCTTTCTCGCTCTTggtccttggctttggctcaTTTCTCTTCCATGCGACTCTTCGCCAGACGTTGGAATTTGTCGATGAACTGTCAATGCTGTTGCTGTCTTGGTCGATGCTTCGTTCCCTCGTCATCTTACGACAGTCCCCTCAGAATATTCGCTACATCTCGATCGTCCTGGCAATTTTCTTCATTTCCTTCTCGGTATTCTATGTCAGATCTGCCAAGATTATTTATCAGGTCATTGGCTTCTGGGTTTcgctcatcgtcatcggcgtGCGTGTTCGCTATCTATTCCACTGGGCCAAGCCAGCATTTTCCGAAGAGAATGTACGCGATTGGTCTATCCGAGTATGGACTGCCACGTTCACCTGCCTGTTTGGATATTTCATTTGGAACCTCGATCTTGAATTCTGCGCTGAGTTAAGGAACTTTCGACAGCGCATTGGACTGCCCTGGGCTTGGCTTCTCGAGTTCCACGGCTGGTGGCATATTTTGACGGCTCTTGGTGCGAGCCAATTCATGAATGTAGTGAGAGAGGTTCGCGAGGAAGTGAGTcgggaaaagaaagaatga